One Planctomycetota bacterium DNA segment encodes these proteins:
- a CDS encoding DUF4345 domain-containing protein, producing MIGGIPLAAALVTALLGCAGLVWPAAVANVVGIEPRGALGLAEIRATYGGFFLALGVACLFTRSPMIFTVVGVAWYAAAFGRALSLAVTGTATRRDLGGVAFEAAIGVALLTARA from the coding sequence ATGATCGGCGGAATCCCCCTGGCTGCCGCGCTGGTCACGGCGCTCCTTGGCTGTGCCGGGCTCGTGTGGCCGGCAGCCGTGGCGAACGTCGTCGGGATCGAGCCGCGGGGAGCTCTTGGGCTGGCCGAGATCCGCGCGACCTATGGGGGGTTTTTCCTCGCCCTTGGCGTCGCATGCCTGTTCACGCGTTCGCCGATGATCTTCACCGTCGTGGGGGTCGCGTGGTATGCAGCCGCCTTCGGCCGGGCCCTGTCACTCGCCGTCACCGGGACGGCGACCCGGCGGGATCTGGGAGGAGTCGCGTTCGAGGCGGCGATCGGCGTGGCTCTCCTGACCGCCCGAGCGTGA
- a CDS encoding GNAT family N-acetyltransferase: MRGPITALVAACRDAALATAGPAVRSDGLLGELASRPGRAVETWVATAEAGGGCVGLVTLVTTEGAVSVGWLLVSPAWRRRGIGRALVATAANAAAARGHGPLTADTRVDWHEATAFWQAMAVGGPTDAGRDDRGPPRGGNRE, from the coding sequence ATGCGCGGCCCGATCACGGCACTGGTCGCTGCCTGCCGCGACGCCGCGCTCGCGACCGCCGGGCCGGCCGTGCGCTCCGACGGTCTTCTCGGCGAGCTGGCGTCGAGGCCCGGGCGAGCGGTCGAAACGTGGGTGGCCACGGCCGAGGCAGGGGGCGGGTGCGTGGGGCTCGTCACGCTCGTCACGACCGAGGGTGCCGTTTCGGTCGGCTGGCTCCTCGTCAGCCCGGCGTGGCGGCGACGTGGCATCGGGCGGGCGCTGGTGGCGACGGCGGCCAACGCCGCCGCCGCGCGTGGTCATGGGCCGCTCACGGCCGACACGCGGGTCGACTGGCACGAGGCGACGGCCTTCTGGCAGGCTATGGCAGTCGGAGGGCCGACCGATGCCGGGCGCGACGATCGGGGGCCGCCGCGCGGGGGCAATCGCGAATGA